The following coding sequences are from one Melospiza melodia melodia isolate bMelMel2 chromosome 2, bMelMel2.pri, whole genome shotgun sequence window:
- the PCDH8 gene encoding protocadherin-8 isoform X1, with amino-acid sequence MSPLRLLAAACLLALSRCKTVRYRTDEEGAPGTVIGTLADEMPVKAPGEMSFRLMRQFSNSSLVRVREEDGQLSIGEAGLDRERLCGQAPQCVLAFDVVSCWRERYRLVHVELEVRDINDNAPRFPHAQMALEVSESAAPGTRLPLEVAVDEDVGSNSIQSFQVSLNSHFGVEAQTRADGARCADLVLLQELDRERQPSYTLELVAKDGGSPARSGTATVHVRVLDANDNSPTFAQSSVTVELPEDAPPGSLLLDLDAADPDEGPNGEVVYAFSSQVPPEARRLFRLDPRSGHLTLEAAVDYERTRTYELDVRAQDRGASPRAATCTVVVRLTDVNDNAPRISISALRGAASAAGVAYVSEAAATESFVALVSATDRDSGTNGQVRCSLRGHDHFALQRAYEDSYMIVTTAALDRERIPEYNLTVVAEDLGSPPFKTVRQYTVRVSDENDNAPLFAKPLYEVAVPENNPPGAYITTVVARDPDLGHNGKVTYRLLETQVMGAPISTYVSVDPATGAIYALRTFNYEILKQLDLRIQATDGGSPQLSSSTVVKVRMVDQNDNPPVIIHPVLTNGTVEIGVSSKTSRDSLVAQIKARDADDGANAELTFAFLEESQQDLFTINPSTGDIVLRGDLSEELGQLFKVILTVTDNGRPPLATTATVNFLVTATAPSSIQDIAKPSSWEGKALQWDIPLIVIIVLAGSCTLLLVAIITIATTCNRRKKGNNIKNNTALKDQIDISHLEKGHQEEGSQRGNMFEVRTFPSKTSFTSPDPSPAAEEISTTESGSDSTCLYEGQKRLRGQSGEQGFAATPSYNKEPAPPVAIWKGHSFNTISGREAEKFSGKDSGKGDSDFNDSDSDISGDALKKDLITHMQNGLWACTAECKILGHSDRCWSPSCGRANPHPSPYPSAPLSTFCKSTSLPRDPLRRDNFYQAQLPKTVGLQSVYEKVLHRDFDRTITLLSPPRPARLPDLQEIGVPLFPAPSTRYLGPQTETTEKA; translated from the exons ATGAGCCCCCTGCGGCTGCTGGCCGCCGCCTGCCTGCTGGCCCTGTCCCGCTGCAAGACGGTGAGGTATCGCACCGACGAGGAGGGCGCGCCGGGCACGGTGATCGGTACTCTGGCCGATGAGATGCCGGTGAAGGCGCCGGGGGAGATGAGCTTTCGCCTGATGCGGCAGTTCAGCAACAGTTCGCTGGTGCGGGTGCGGGAGGAGGACGGGCAGCTGAGCATCGGTGAAGCGGGGCTGGACCGGGAGCGGCTGTGCGGCCAAGCCCCGCAGTGTGTCCTGGCCTTCGACGTGGTgagctgctggcgggagcgctaCCGCCTGGTGCACGTGGAGCTGGAGGTGCGTGACATCAATGACAATGCACCGCGCTTCCCCCATGCCCAGATGGCGCTGGAGGTGTCGGAGAGTGCTGCACCCGGCACTCGGCTCCCGCTGGAGGTGGCTGTGGATGAGGACGTGGGCTCCAACTCCATCCAGAGCTTCCAGGTCTCCCTCAACAGCCACTTCGGTGTGGAGGCACAGACACGGGCGGATGGGGCACGCTGTGCCGACCTagtgctgctccaggagctcGACCGCGAACGCCAGCCCTCCTACACCCTGGAGCTGGTGGCCAAGGACGGTGGCAGCCCAGCGCGCTCAGGCACAGCCACCGTGCACGTCCGTGTTCTCGATGCCAATGACAACAGTCCCACATTTGCCCAGAGCTCAGTCACGGTGGAGTTGCCTGAGGATGCGCCGCCCGGCTCCCTGCTGCTCGATCTGGATGCTGCTGACCCTGATGAGGGCCCCAATGGTGAGGTGGTCTATGCCTTCAGCAGCCAGGTGCCCCCTGAGGCACGGCGGCTCTTCCGCCTCGACCCGCGCTCGGGCCACCTCACCCTGGAGGCCGCCGTGGACTACGAGCGCACCCGCACCTACGAGCTGGACGTGCGTGCCCAGGACCGCGGGGCCAGCCCCCGTGCTGCCACCTGCACCGTCGTCGTGCGCCTCACCGACGTCAACGACAACGCCCCGCGCATCAGCATCAGCGCCCTCCGTGGCGCCGCCAGCGCGGCCGGCGTGGCCTACGTCAGCGAGGCGGCGGCCACGGAGAGCTTCGTGGCCCTCGTCAGCGCCACGGACCGCGACTCGGGCACCAATGGGCAGGTGCGCTGCAGCCTCCGTGGGCACGACCACTTCGCCCTGCAGCGGGCCTACGAGGACAGCTACATGATCGTCACCACGGCGGCGCTGGACCGCGAGCGCATCCCCGAGTACAACCTCACCGTGGTGGCTGAGGACCTGGGCTCGCCGCCCTTCAAGACCGTCCGGCAGTACACGGTGCGGGTGAGCGATGAGAATGACAACGCGCCGCTCTTCGCCAAGCCCCTCTAcgaggtggcagtgccagagaACAACCCCCCGGGCGCCTACATCACCACCGTGGTGGCTCGTGACCCTGATCTTGGCCACAATGGTAAGGTCACCTACCGGCTCCTGGAGACGCAGGTCATGGGGGCCCCCATCTCCACCTACGTCTCGGTGGACCCCGCCACTGGGGCCATCTATGCCCTCAGGACATTCAACTATGAGATCCTCAAGCAGCTGGACCTGAGGATCCAGGCCACTGATGGTGGCTCCCCACAGCTCTCCAGCAGCACTGTTGTCAAAGTGAGAATGGTGGACCAGAACGACAACCCTCCTGTCATCATCCACCCGGTGCTCACCAATGGGACTGTGGAAATCGGTGTGTCCAGCAAGACCTCCCGTGACTCCCTGGTGGCCCAAATCAAAGCTCGAGATGCAGATGATGGGGCCAATGCTGAGCTCACCTTTGCTTTCCTGGAAGAGTCCCAGCAAGACCTCTTCACCATCAACCCAAGTACTGGGGACATTGTGCTGAGGGGTGACCTCTCTGAGGAGCTGGGACAGCTATTCAAGGTCATCCTCACTGTGACAGACAATGGCAGACCTCCCCTGGCCACAACTGCCACGGTCAACTTCCTGGTGACTGCCACTGCTCCATCCAGTATCCAAGACAtagccaagcccagctcctgggAAGGAAAGGCTTTGCAGTGGGACATCCCTCTGATCGTGATCATTGTCCTGGCAGGCAGCTGCACCCTCCTCCTGGTGGCTATAATCACCATCGCCACCACCTGCAACAGGCGCAAGAAGGGGAACAACATCAAAAACAACACTGCCCTGAAGGACCAAATAGACATCTCCCACCTGGAGAAGGGCCATCAGGAGGAGGGCAGCCAGAGGGGGAACATGTTTGAGGTCCGAACCTTTCCCAGCAAAACCTCCTTCACCAGCCCCGACCCCTCTCCAGCGGctgaagagatctccaccactgagAGTGGCAGTGACAGCACTTGCCTCTATGAGGGTCAGAAGAGGCTGAGGGGACAGAGTGGGGAG CAGGGTTTTGCTGCCACTCCGAGCTACAACAAGGAGCCTGCTCCCCCCGTGGCCATTTGGAAGGGACACTCCTTCAACACCATCTCTGGCCGGGAGGCAGAGAAGTTCAGTGGCAAAGACAGCGGCAAAGGCGACAGTGATTTTAACGACAGCGACTCGGATATCAGCGGAGATGCCCTGAAGAAAGATCTCATCACACACATGCAGAACG GTTTGTGGGCATGCACAGCTGAATGCAAGATCCTGGGGCATTCCGACCGCTGCTGGAGCCCCTCCTGTGGCCGAGCCAACCCTCACCCCTCTCCATATCCTTCAGCACCCCTCTCCACCTTCTGCAAGAGCACGTCCTTGCCCAGGGATCCCCTTCGCAGGGACAACTTTTATCAAGCCCAGCTGCCCAAAACAGTGGGGCTTCAGAGCGTCTACGAGAAGGTGCTGCACAGGGACTTTGACCGGACGATCACGCTCCTCTCCCCGCCGCGCCCTGCACGGCTCCCCGACCTTCAGGAGATCGGGGTGCCCCTGTTCCCAGCCCCCTCAACTAGATACCTGGGCCCCCAGACTGAGACAACTGAGAAGGCGTAG
- the PCDH8 gene encoding protocadherin-8 isoform X2, with the protein MSPLRLLAAACLLALSRCKTVRYRTDEEGAPGTVIGTLADEMPVKAPGEMSFRLMRQFSNSSLVRVREEDGQLSIGEAGLDRERLCGQAPQCVLAFDVVSCWRERYRLVHVELEVRDINDNAPRFPHAQMALEVSESAAPGTRLPLEVAVDEDVGSNSIQSFQVSLNSHFGVEAQTRADGARCADLVLLQELDRERQPSYTLELVAKDGGSPARSGTATVHVRVLDANDNSPTFAQSSVTVELPEDAPPGSLLLDLDAADPDEGPNGEVVYAFSSQVPPEARRLFRLDPRSGHLTLEAAVDYERTRTYELDVRAQDRGASPRAATCTVVVRLTDVNDNAPRISISALRGAASAAGVAYVSEAAATESFVALVSATDRDSGTNGQVRCSLRGHDHFALQRAYEDSYMIVTTAALDRERIPEYNLTVVAEDLGSPPFKTVRQYTVRVSDENDNAPLFAKPLYEVAVPENNPPGAYITTVVARDPDLGHNGKVTYRLLETQVMGAPISTYVSVDPATGAIYALRTFNYEILKQLDLRIQATDGGSPQLSSSTVVKVRMVDQNDNPPVIIHPVLTNGTVEIGVSSKTSRDSLVAQIKARDADDGANAELTFAFLEESQQDLFTINPSTGDIVLRGDLSEELGQLFKVILTVTDNGRPPLATTATVNFLVTATAPSSIQDIAKPSSWEGKALQWDIPLIVIIVLAGSCTLLLVAIITIATTCNRRKKGNNIKNNTALKDQIDISHLEKGHQEEGSQRGNMFEVRTFPSKTSFTSPDPSPAAEEISTTESGSDSTCLYEGQKRLRGQSGEGFAATPSYNKEPAPPVAIWKGHSFNTISGREAEKFSGKDSGKGDSDFNDSDSDISGDALKKDLITHMQNGLWACTAECKILGHSDRCWSPSCGRANPHPSPYPSAPLSTFCKSTSLPRDPLRRDNFYQAQLPKTVGLQSVYEKVLHRDFDRTITLLSPPRPARLPDLQEIGVPLFPAPSTRYLGPQTETTEKA; encoded by the exons ATGAGCCCCCTGCGGCTGCTGGCCGCCGCCTGCCTGCTGGCCCTGTCCCGCTGCAAGACGGTGAGGTATCGCACCGACGAGGAGGGCGCGCCGGGCACGGTGATCGGTACTCTGGCCGATGAGATGCCGGTGAAGGCGCCGGGGGAGATGAGCTTTCGCCTGATGCGGCAGTTCAGCAACAGTTCGCTGGTGCGGGTGCGGGAGGAGGACGGGCAGCTGAGCATCGGTGAAGCGGGGCTGGACCGGGAGCGGCTGTGCGGCCAAGCCCCGCAGTGTGTCCTGGCCTTCGACGTGGTgagctgctggcgggagcgctaCCGCCTGGTGCACGTGGAGCTGGAGGTGCGTGACATCAATGACAATGCACCGCGCTTCCCCCATGCCCAGATGGCGCTGGAGGTGTCGGAGAGTGCTGCACCCGGCACTCGGCTCCCGCTGGAGGTGGCTGTGGATGAGGACGTGGGCTCCAACTCCATCCAGAGCTTCCAGGTCTCCCTCAACAGCCACTTCGGTGTGGAGGCACAGACACGGGCGGATGGGGCACGCTGTGCCGACCTagtgctgctccaggagctcGACCGCGAACGCCAGCCCTCCTACACCCTGGAGCTGGTGGCCAAGGACGGTGGCAGCCCAGCGCGCTCAGGCACAGCCACCGTGCACGTCCGTGTTCTCGATGCCAATGACAACAGTCCCACATTTGCCCAGAGCTCAGTCACGGTGGAGTTGCCTGAGGATGCGCCGCCCGGCTCCCTGCTGCTCGATCTGGATGCTGCTGACCCTGATGAGGGCCCCAATGGTGAGGTGGTCTATGCCTTCAGCAGCCAGGTGCCCCCTGAGGCACGGCGGCTCTTCCGCCTCGACCCGCGCTCGGGCCACCTCACCCTGGAGGCCGCCGTGGACTACGAGCGCACCCGCACCTACGAGCTGGACGTGCGTGCCCAGGACCGCGGGGCCAGCCCCCGTGCTGCCACCTGCACCGTCGTCGTGCGCCTCACCGACGTCAACGACAACGCCCCGCGCATCAGCATCAGCGCCCTCCGTGGCGCCGCCAGCGCGGCCGGCGTGGCCTACGTCAGCGAGGCGGCGGCCACGGAGAGCTTCGTGGCCCTCGTCAGCGCCACGGACCGCGACTCGGGCACCAATGGGCAGGTGCGCTGCAGCCTCCGTGGGCACGACCACTTCGCCCTGCAGCGGGCCTACGAGGACAGCTACATGATCGTCACCACGGCGGCGCTGGACCGCGAGCGCATCCCCGAGTACAACCTCACCGTGGTGGCTGAGGACCTGGGCTCGCCGCCCTTCAAGACCGTCCGGCAGTACACGGTGCGGGTGAGCGATGAGAATGACAACGCGCCGCTCTTCGCCAAGCCCCTCTAcgaggtggcagtgccagagaACAACCCCCCGGGCGCCTACATCACCACCGTGGTGGCTCGTGACCCTGATCTTGGCCACAATGGTAAGGTCACCTACCGGCTCCTGGAGACGCAGGTCATGGGGGCCCCCATCTCCACCTACGTCTCGGTGGACCCCGCCACTGGGGCCATCTATGCCCTCAGGACATTCAACTATGAGATCCTCAAGCAGCTGGACCTGAGGATCCAGGCCACTGATGGTGGCTCCCCACAGCTCTCCAGCAGCACTGTTGTCAAAGTGAGAATGGTGGACCAGAACGACAACCCTCCTGTCATCATCCACCCGGTGCTCACCAATGGGACTGTGGAAATCGGTGTGTCCAGCAAGACCTCCCGTGACTCCCTGGTGGCCCAAATCAAAGCTCGAGATGCAGATGATGGGGCCAATGCTGAGCTCACCTTTGCTTTCCTGGAAGAGTCCCAGCAAGACCTCTTCACCATCAACCCAAGTACTGGGGACATTGTGCTGAGGGGTGACCTCTCTGAGGAGCTGGGACAGCTATTCAAGGTCATCCTCACTGTGACAGACAATGGCAGACCTCCCCTGGCCACAACTGCCACGGTCAACTTCCTGGTGACTGCCACTGCTCCATCCAGTATCCAAGACAtagccaagcccagctcctgggAAGGAAAGGCTTTGCAGTGGGACATCCCTCTGATCGTGATCATTGTCCTGGCAGGCAGCTGCACCCTCCTCCTGGTGGCTATAATCACCATCGCCACCACCTGCAACAGGCGCAAGAAGGGGAACAACATCAAAAACAACACTGCCCTGAAGGACCAAATAGACATCTCCCACCTGGAGAAGGGCCATCAGGAGGAGGGCAGCCAGAGGGGGAACATGTTTGAGGTCCGAACCTTTCCCAGCAAAACCTCCTTCACCAGCCCCGACCCCTCTCCAGCGGctgaagagatctccaccactgagAGTGGCAGTGACAGCACTTGCCTCTATGAGGGTCAGAAGAGGCTGAGGGGACAGAGTGGGGAG GGTTTTGCTGCCACTCCGAGCTACAACAAGGAGCCTGCTCCCCCCGTGGCCATTTGGAAGGGACACTCCTTCAACACCATCTCTGGCCGGGAGGCAGAGAAGTTCAGTGGCAAAGACAGCGGCAAAGGCGACAGTGATTTTAACGACAGCGACTCGGATATCAGCGGAGATGCCCTGAAGAAAGATCTCATCACACACATGCAGAACG GTTTGTGGGCATGCACAGCTGAATGCAAGATCCTGGGGCATTCCGACCGCTGCTGGAGCCCCTCCTGTGGCCGAGCCAACCCTCACCCCTCTCCATATCCTTCAGCACCCCTCTCCACCTTCTGCAAGAGCACGTCCTTGCCCAGGGATCCCCTTCGCAGGGACAACTTTTATCAAGCCCAGCTGCCCAAAACAGTGGGGCTTCAGAGCGTCTACGAGAAGGTGCTGCACAGGGACTTTGACCGGACGATCACGCTCCTCTCCCCGCCGCGCCCTGCACGGCTCCCCGACCTTCAGGAGATCGGGGTGCCCCTGTTCCCAGCCCCCTCAACTAGATACCTGGGCCCCCAGACTGAGACAACTGAGAAGGCGTAG